In Cucurbita pepo subsp. pepo cultivar mu-cu-16 chromosome LG04, ASM280686v2, whole genome shotgun sequence, the following are encoded in one genomic region:
- the LOC111792293 gene encoding probable chlorophyll(ide) b reductase NYC1, chloroplastic, protein MTTLTKLYVYPQSFDGPSTRDGHLIGALGRGVHRFGVGVSTSRSGLRLRKCRSFRGEDGGDYEKEDRKGRSRGDSRLKKVSTKKEIQFWKFLRSGVLGKVNLLLGSDFERGKLMANMEALFSSAAVQIGRYIVTMMSTGVVLAVGFQLSGGDSHMNTLIWYSWLGGVIIGTMIGANMVLEEHCRAGPRNVVITGSTRGLGKALAREFLLSGDHVVVASRSPESVQETIRELEENLKGLMVRSGSSNTSLTHAKVVGTTCNVCDPEDVHNLAKFALNELGSIDIWINNAGTNKGFRPLLQFTDEDITQILSTNLVGSLLCTREAMRVMRNQAKGGHIFNMDGAGSGGSSTPLTAVYGSTKCGLRQLQSSLLKECKRSNVGVHTASPGMVLTDLLLSGSTVRNKQMFNIICELPETVARTLVPRMRVVKGTGKAINYLTPPRILLALVTAWLRRGRWFDDKGKALYAAEADRIRNWAENRTRFSFTDAMEMYTENTWVSVFSLSVVCAFIILSTTSTTLPGT, encoded by the exons ATGACTACACTCACGAAGCTTTACGTATACCCACAAAGCTTCGATGGCCCAAGTACTAGAGATGGGCACTTGATCGGAGCTCTTGGACGGGGAGTCCACCGGTTTGGCGTTGGAGTGTCGACGAGCCGTAGTGGATTAAGGTTGAGGAAGTGTAGATCCTTCAGAGGCGAGGATGGTGGGGATTATGAGAAGGAGGATCGTAAAGGGAGGAGTCGTGGAGATTCGAGGTTAAAAAAGGTGTCAACGAAGAAGGAAATTCAGTTTTGGAAATTTTTGAGGTCTGGTGTTTTGGGTAAGGTTAATTTGCTTTTGGGGTCGGATTTTGAACGGGGGAAGCTTATGGCTAATATGGAGGCTTTGTTTTCTTCG GCTGCAGTCCAAATTGGAAGATATATCGTTACAATGATGAGCACTGGTGTTGTACTTGCTGTTGGGTTTCAATTATCAG gtgGTGACAGTCATATGAACACACTGATTTGGTATAGTTGGCTCGGGGGGGTTATTATTGGAACCATGATTGGtgctaacatggtattagaggaGCACTGCAGAGCTGGTCCACGCAACGTTGTTATAACTGGAAG CACAAGAGGATTGGGGAAAGCACTAGCCAGAGAGTTTCTTCTCTCAGGAGACCACGTAGTTGTGGCTTCTCGCAG CCCTGAGTCTGTTCAAGAGACTATTAGAGAGCTGGAGGAGAACTTAAAAGGTCTAATGGTCAGAAGTGGTTCTTCCAATACAAGCCTGACACATGCTAAAGTTGTTGGCACAACATGCAATGTTTGCGACCCTGAAGATGTTCATAATTTGGCGAAGTTTGCTTTAAATGAACTTGGTTCCATTGACATTTGG ATAAACAACGCGGGCACGAACAAAGGCTTTAGACCCTTGCTGCAGTTCACAGATGAAGATATTACTCAG ATTCTCTCAACAAACCTCGTTGGTTCCCTTCTTTGTACTCGAGAAGCCATGCGTGTAATGAGAAATCAGGCTAAAGGAGGACACATTTTTAACATGGATGGTGCCGGCTCTGGAGGTTCAAGTACTCCTTTGACGGCTGT GTATGGATCGACAAAATGTGGTCTTAGACAGCTTCAATCATCTCTTTTGAAAGAATGCAAGCGGTCCAATGTAGGAGTACATACTGCATCACCTGGCATGGTTTTGACAGATCTCCTTCTTAG TGGTTCAACTGTGAGAAACAAACAGATGTTCAATATCATTTGCGAGCTTCCTGAAACGGTGGCTAGAACATTAGTTCCTCGAATGCGGGTTGTAAAAGGAACAGGGAAAGCCATCAACTACTTGACTCCTCCAAGAATCTTATTAGCTCTGGTCACGGCTTGGCTGCGACGAGGTCGGTGGTTTGACGATAAGGGGAAGGCTCTTTATGCAGCGGAGGCAGACAGAATCCGAAACTGGGCCGAAAATCGCACCCGTTTCTCCTTCACTGATGCAATGGAGATGTACACAGAGAACACCTGGGTGTCTGTGTTCTCCCTTTCGGTGGTTTGTGCCTTCATAATTCTCTCTACCACAAGCACCACTCTTCCCGGAACTTGA
- the LOC111793404 gene encoding uncharacterized protein LOC111793404: MVSTSLLLLSPTSFPSISKTDSPSSSISTNFGSFSQSSKRSFRFPKRVRLFRCQILGSSSPSNQLRDDGTAELFLQNNSIADFMRFKRDGSSTELQTAVVTYRKKFPWSILQPFLQVDLVSTIHIADKDYFEALQKELESYDCILYEMVASRESLENRRNPTAMKKLQSSRSRGFNLLGCIQRQMARVLTLDFQLDCLDYQASNWYHADLDYETFTILQTEKGESFFTFARDMTIRSTKALVQPTAGSKDLEPWKSKLLRASRVLPMPLVGMLIIGSVCADGGSQASEFPEFEALSSLDLGAAMKVFLAKRLTSEFTQVTAEVEESSVIIGERNKAATEALRDAMDKGHNKIAILYGGGHMPDLGRRLREDFDLIPSRVKWITAWSIAKRKVSSSSLPFLKSLADVSGWPLNRYQTLALLIFSSVLAVDLWFWELFFGTAANWISEVALDVYQYIDNVQLM, from the exons ATGGTCTCTACCTCACTCTTACTTCTCTCGCCCACCTcatttccttccatttccaaAACTGATTCGCCATCTTCTTCCATCTCCACCAATTTTGGGTCCTTCTCCCAATCTTCCAAGCGAAGCTTTAGATTCCCCAAACGTGTTAGGTTATTTCGGTGCCAAATTCTTGGTTCTTCTTCACCTTCCAATCAATTACGCGACGATGGCACGGCCGAGCTGTTTTTGCAGAATAATTCAATTGCGGATTTCATGAGGTTCAAACGGGATGGAAGCAGTACTGAGCTTCAGACTGCTGTTGTTACTTACAGAAAGAAGTTTCCATGGTCTATTCTGCAGCCATTTCTTCAG GTTGATTTGGTGTCAACAATTCATATTGCAGACAAAGA CTATTTTGAGGCCCTCCAGAAAGAACTCGAGTCTTACGATTGTATACTGTATGAGATGGTGGCTAGTAGGGAGAGCTTAGAAAACAGAAGAAATCCAACTGCCATGAAAAAGCTACAAAGTTCACGATCACGAGGATTTAATCTTCTGGGCTGTATTCAACGGCAGATGGCTCGTGTTCTTACACTTGACTTTCAATTAGATTGTCTTGATTACCAGGCTTCGAATTGGTACCATGCAGATCTAGACTATGAAACCTTCACCATACTTCAG ACTGAAAAAGGTGAAAGCTTCTTTACATTTGCTAGAGACATGACTATACGATCCACCAAAGCTTTGGTTCAGCCTACTGCAGGATCCAAAGATCTTGAACCTTGGAAATCAAAGCTTCTTCGGGCGTCTCGTGTGCTTCCTATGCCACTTGTTGGAATGCTTATCATTGGAAGCGTTTGTGCAGATGGAGGAAGTCAAGCATCAGAATTTCCAGAATTTGAAGCATTGTCAAGTCTCGACTTGGGTGCTGCAATGAAGGTTTTTCTAGCTAAGCGTCTAACATCTGA GTTTACACAAGTAACTGCCGAGGTGGAGGAGAGTTCTGTTATAATCGGCGAGAGGAACAAAGCAGCAACAGAAGCACTTAGAGATGCCATGGACAAGGGCCACAACAAAATTGCCATACTATACGGTGGCGGTCACATGCCCGACTTGGGGAGGCGATTGCGAGAGGATTTCGACCTCATTCCTAGTCGTGTAAAGTGGATAACAGCATGGTCTATTGCAAAGCGAAAAGTATCCAGCAGTTCTCTCCCATTTCTCAAGTCTCTGGCTGATGTCTCGGGTTGGCCATTGAACCGTTATCAGACCTTGGCACTGCTAATCTTCTCCTCAGTCCTAGCAGTGGATCTCTGGTTTTGGGAACTCTTCTTCGGCACAGCAGCAAATTGGATCTCTGAAGTCGCTTTAGACGTCTATCAGTATATTGATAATGTACAGCTGATGTGA